A single Anomalospiza imberbis isolate Cuckoo-Finch-1a 21T00152 chromosome 15, ASM3175350v1, whole genome shotgun sequence DNA region contains:
- the LOC137483320 gene encoding protocadherin gamma-A6-like: MCAAGRRWGRRQRALLWAVLLAAWEAAWGQLRYSVPEEMPKGSFVGDVAKDLGLQLPAIRDLGVRVVAEGTMTYFALHGKTGHLVTAERIDREQLCRLVEKCVLRCELIVEGQMQVYGIEVEIMDINDNAPSFRQAEKDLRLSEMTAPGSRFPLAEAHDPDSGRNSLQSYELSGDEHFSLAVQAGPGGDQRPELVLAKALDREEAAFHELVLRAMDGGDPARTGTARIRVTVLDANDNAPVFSQAEYTVRVPEDVPVGSVLVTVTATDADEGLNGQVKYSFHKISDRASELFNLDSESGEITVKDDLDFEEISSHELEVQAHDGGDLSDTAKMVITVTDVNDNVPKISVRSALNEISEDAPPETVVALLHVQDRDSGANGEMHCSLDGDVPFRLEKSFDNYYRVVTASELDREQVSEYNVTVRAADGGSPPLQSSAVLALRVLDVNDNAPVFAEERYSARLAENNAAGALVLTVRATDADWGQNARVRYRLAEGRVRGAPLSSYVSVQAETGALYALRSFDYEQLRELQLWVRAEDGGAPALSSNVSVRLLIVDENDNAPQVLYPPAAAAAAAGSGAAWSGVELAPRWAEAGALVAKVVAVDADAGQNAWLSYELAKATEPGLFRVGLHSGEVRTARSPLARDAARQSLVVLVKDHGRPALSATATLSVVLAESVAELLAELGSAADGAAAPGEPAASLTRWLVLAVAAVSCLFVAFLLLLLALRLRRWRRQQLLPADSGALRGVPVSHFVGIDGVRAFLQSYSHEVSLTADSRKSQLRFSGGSCCDTLPARPPPDEPAPLLGDEDPAGGPPPDPTALPVSSPYHFVS; encoded by the coding sequence ATGTGCGCGGCGGGGAGGCGCTGGGGCCGGCGGCAgcgagctctgctctgggccgTGCTGCTGGCGGCGTGGGAGGCGGCGTGGGGGCAGCTGCGCTACTCCGTGCCCGAGGAGATGCCCAAGGGCTCGTTCGTGGGCGACGTGGccaaggacctggggctgcagctgccggCGATCCGCGACCTCGGCGTCCGCGTTGTCGCCGAGGGTACGATGACGTATTTCGCTCTGCACGGGAAGACGGGACATTTAGTGACAGCAGAGAGGATCGacagagagcagctgtgccGGCTGGTGGAGAAATGCGTGCTGCGCTGTGAGCTGATAGTGGAGGGACAGATGCAGGTTTACGGAATCGAAGTGGAGATCATGGACATTAACGACAACGCGCCCAGCTTTCGACAGGCAGAGAAAGACCTGAGACTTAGCGAGATGACAGCCCCAGGGTCTCGGTTTCCCCTGGCCGAGGCTCACGATCCGGACTCGGGCCGAAATTCCCTGCAGAGCTACGAGCTGAGCGGCGACGAGCACTTCTCGCTGGCCGTGCaggcgggccccggcggcgatCAGCGTCCCGAGCTGGTGCTGGCGAAGGCGCTGGACCGGGAGGAGGCGGCGTTTCACGAGCTGGTGCTGAGGGCGATGGACGGCGGCGATCCGGCCCGGACGGGCACGGCTCGGATCCGCGTGACGGTGCTGGACGCGAACGACAACGCGCCCGTGTTCAGCCAGGCGGAGTACACGGTGCGTGTGCCCGAGGACGTGCCCGTGGGCTCCGTCCTCGTCACCGTCACAGCCACCGACGCCGACGAGGGTCTGAACGGGCAGGTGAAATACAGCTTCCATAAAATTTCAGACCGAGCCTCAGAACTTTTTAATCTCGACTCTGAGTCAGGAGAAATAACTGTTAAGGACGACTTGGATTTCGAGGAAATCTCATCCCATGAACTTGAGGTTCAGGCACATGACGGAGGAGATCTCTCTGATACTGCAAAAATGGTGATCACCGTGACAGACGTCAATGACAACGTGCCCAAGATTTCAGTGAGGTCGGCTCTTAACGAGATCTCGGAGGACGCCCCTCCGGAAACTGTCGTTGCCCTGCTGCATGTGCAGGACCGCGACTCGGGTGCCAACGGTGAGATGCACTGCTCGCTGGATGGGGATGTCCCGTTCCGCCTAGAGAAGTCTTTTGACAACTACTACCGTGTGGTAACAGCGAGCGAGCTGGACCGGGAGCAGGTGTCGGAGTACAACGTGACGGTGCGAGCGGCCGACGGCGGGTCGCCGCCGCTGCAGAGCAGCGCGGTGCTGGCGCTGCGGGTGCTGGACGTGAACGACAACGCGCCGGTGTTCGCGGAGGAGCGCTACAGCGCGCGGCTGGCGGAGAACAACGCGGCGGGCGCGCTGGTGCTGACGGTGCGCGCCACGGACGCGGACTGGGGGCAGAACGCGCGCGTGCGCTACCGGCTGGCGGAGGGGCGGGTGCGGGGCGCGCCGCTGTCGTCGTACGTGTCGGTGCAGGCGGAGACGGGCGCGCTGTACGCGCTGCGCTCCTTCGACTACGAGCAGCTGCGCgagctgcagctgtgggtgCGTGCGGAGGACGGCGGCGCGCCGGCGCTGAGCAGCAACGTGTCGGTGCGGCTGCTGATCGTGGACGAGAACGACAACGCGCCGCAGGTGCTGTAcccgccggcggcggcggcggcggcggcgggctcgggcgcCGCGTGGTCGGGCGTGGAGCTGGCGCCGCGCTGGGCGGAGGCCGGCGCGCTGGTGGCCAAGGTGGTGGCGGTGGACGCGGACGCGGGGCAGAACGCGTGGCTGTCGTACGAGCTGGCCAAGGCCACGGAGCCGGGGCTGTTCCGCGTGGGGCTGCACAGCGGCGAGGTGCGCACGGCGCGCTCGCCGCTGGCCCGCGACGCGGCGCGCCAGAGCCTGGTGGTGCTGGTGAAGGACCACGGGCGGCCGGCGCTGTCGGCCACGGCCACGCTGAGCGTGGTGCTGGCCGAGAGCGTGGCCGAGCTGCTGGCCGAGCTGGGCAGCGCGGCCGacggggcggcggcgccgggcgaGCCGGCCGCCAGCCTGACGCGCTGGCTGGTGCTGGCCGTGGCCGCCGTGTCGTGCCTCTTCGTggccttcctgctgctgctgctggcgctGCGCCTGCGCCGCTGGCGccgccagcagctgctgccggCGGACAGCGGCGCCCTGCGCGGCGTGCCCGTGTCGCACTTCGTGGGCATCGACGGCGTGCGCGCCTTCCTGCAGTCCTACTCGCACGAGGTGTCGCTCACGGCCGACTCGCGCAAGAGCCAGCTGCGCTTCTCGGGCGGCAGCTGCTGCGACACcctcccggcccggccgccgcccgACGAGCCCGCGCCGCTGCTCGGCGACGAGGATCCTGCCGGTGGCCCGCCGCCGGATCCCACTGCTCTCCCGGTGAGTTCCCCGTACCATTTTGTTTCGTGA